Proteins from a genomic interval of Nocardia sp. BMG51109:
- a CDS encoding class I SAM-dependent methyltransferase, translating into MMKEAIRLGTVQETLLIPLYGRALDAGTRRPVLGDAKAVELVDRIDYDFAKFRGPALSGSVLRTAIFDGWVRRFLNEHPDGTVIELGAGLNTRSNRLDNGRAHWFDLDLPDTTELRRAFFDDTDRITTIAGSVLDTDWFDKVAATGGPYFFVSEAVLLYLEQEQVRTVVRQLAERFPGSRLAFDTGGRTMMNNQDRNPVFQALSARMQWICDDPAELGAWGLTLLDSRTFATPQPEIGRHWPWRYRFGMPLLARVVPPLIGAYKLNLFTLG; encoded by the coding sequence ATGATGAAGGAAGCCATTCGGCTGGGCACCGTGCAGGAGACCCTGCTGATTCCGCTCTACGGGCGGGCGCTGGACGCCGGAACCCGGCGCCCGGTACTGGGGGATGCCAAGGCGGTCGAGCTCGTCGACCGGATCGACTACGACTTCGCCAAGTTCCGCGGGCCCGCACTGTCCGGTTCCGTCCTGCGCACGGCCATCTTCGACGGCTGGGTCCGGCGATTCCTGAACGAACACCCGGACGGGACGGTGATCGAGCTGGGCGCCGGCCTGAACACCCGGTCGAACCGCCTGGACAACGGCCGGGCCCACTGGTTCGACCTGGACCTGCCCGATACGACCGAACTGCGGCGGGCATTCTTCGACGACACCGATCGAATCACCACGATCGCCGGTTCGGTCCTGGACACCGACTGGTTCGACAAGGTCGCGGCGACCGGCGGTCCGTACTTCTTCGTCAGCGAGGCGGTGCTGCTCTACCTCGAACAGGAGCAGGTGCGCACCGTCGTGCGGCAGCTCGCCGAGCGGTTCCCCGGCAGCAGGCTCGCCTTCGATACCGGTGGCCGCACGATGATGAACAACCAGGATCGCAATCCGGTCTTCCAGGCGCTCTCCGCTCGCATGCAGTGGATCTGCGACGATCCGGCCGAGCTGGGGGCGTGGGGCCTGACGCTGCTGGACAGCCGGACGTTCGCCACCCCGCAACCGGAGATCGGCCGGCACTGGCCGTGGCGCTACCGCTTCGGCATGCCGCTCTTGGCCCGCGTCGTGCCGCCCCTGATCGGGGCGTATAAGCTGAATCTCTTCACGCTCGGCTGA